The genomic stretch GCTAAATAGTTCATTCGGTTCGAATTAAGAATCATGTAACTTTACTGCTTTCCTGCAAAGGAtccatttttttcttctctctcttttaattccttcTTTGTTGCTCTCCTTTAATTCCATTGCTTCAAACCTCAATTCAGTTGGAGCATATTCTTATATATCTCGCCTGCTTGTGCTCGAGTAAACACATGGCTCCTGTATCTTCTAATCTTCAATCACCAGATTTATAGAGATCATATATGGAGATGGATGTTTTTTTTGCTGCACATATTAGTAAAGCTCTGCTTACATTCTAGGTCACAAGTGCCAATTTAGAGAAAACTCAGCTGTGATGCAATGCATGTTTTTCACTGTCATTTGTGCACTGCTctttgtggcaaaaggcgaatacgctcgtctCCAGCGTCCCCGCTAGCCCGTCCTAGGGCCAAcacagaggagataaatcacggacggctactagcctttggaacaAGTCATTTGTGCACTGctcttgtggcaaaaggcgaaatcgctcgtccccagcgcccccgccgcacccgacccaaggccatcacgagggagatAAATCACAGCATCCTTAGTgagcatgtggcaggtggggtgagttgcacagggaccggggATTTATGTCCCGACTACCCTGAATttcgaccccgcgacctcatgtggAAAATatcccaccacataccaactcggatgacctatGGGGTCCATTTGTGCACTGCTCTTGATGGATAAGCAAGTGGCCAAAGATTCAAATCATTTTCTTAGGCATTTACAAGTTAAAATATTTATCGAGTTTATGCAACATATTACTTTAGGAAGATAGTGGAAGAACTTACTCATTATTAAACCAACTAATGGAAGAAATTACTGCAAAGTTCACCATTTCTAACAGGCTGAATAAAcaattttttctatattttcttaTTTCACAGGATCACTTGGCTTTAATGATGGAACTACTAGGGATGATGCCTCGTAAAGTAAGTTCACGGGAAATTTTGTTcctgaattttttttctttctttttttcagaTAGATAATCTTTTTCCTTTTCAGATTGCATTGGGCGGACGATATTCACGCGACTTCTTTAATAGGCACGGTGACTTGAGGCATATCCGACGACTGAGATTTTGGCCCCTCAACAAAGTTCTCTCGGAGAAGTATGAATTCAGTGAACGAGATGCCAACGACATGGCTGATTTCCTTGTCCCAATACTAGATTTTGTACCCGAGAAGCGTCCCACAGCTGGTCAATTGCTTAGTCATCGGTGGATCAGTGAGCCAAGTTTGCTGCAGGGAGATCAAGTCCAACCTCCAACAGCGGCTGCTCCTTCAGAAAAGCAGAGGAAAGAGAGGGATGAAATGGCAGCAGAACTAGCTAATATCGTGATTGATGGACCATCAAAGGGAAATATTTCTACTTCTCGATATTCAATCCACAGTTGACGTGTGCTGCATATACGTGCAATGAAGAGTTTTCTGTATGTTCCAACATTTTTTGTAGGCCAGGTGAATCTTCTCGAAAGATTCAACTTGGATTCTTGTTTTTTTTAGATGGCAGGTTAGATCATTCAAAATTGAGTTACTGCAAGTCAGTTGTTCTAAGAACTTATTgaacatgtttgtttgtttacaAAACACTAGAACTCATCTGATTTCAGTTATTCCCCTTTGGTGGCTTCACGATCAGCACTGGGCATTTGGCATGATGAGCACAGTAATCACTCACACTCCCTAAGATGGCCCTGCAGTGCCAAACAGCAGACTTTCaacattaaacttaattaaaaacctgaaatgatatatattttttttgcctTTTGATCTTGCTTAAGCCACGGCTTCCTACGACGAGGAGATCAACGTCCATTTTCTCCGCCACCTGGCATATCGTCTCTTTCGGATCACCCTCCGCGATCACGGTCTCTGTTTTCATGAGCGGAGCTTTGCTGCTGCAGGGTCGAGCTGCTCGTTCCAGCAGATGGTGTGAGTTCTCCTCCTGTGCCTTCCTCACGGATTCGAACACCGACGACGTGGCGTAGATCGCTGAAAATGGAATTAATGattgttttttatagttttttagaTGTAATTATTGACGAGAGGAAGAGATGAGGGATTGATTAATGCGTGCATGGTCCGACGGGATGCATGAAGTGCTGCAGCGGCTGCTGCACGTGGAGGAGGATGAGTCTGCCGAGGGAAGCCGCCGCTGGCGAGTCACCGGAGCTGGACGGGAAGAGGTTGTCGAGCGCCCAGGAGAGTGCGTGCAGGCTGCCCTCGCTCTCGTCCACCGCCGCCATCACTTTCATTTTCTTACTGAACTCGCCGCTCCCGGCCGCCTCCGCCTTTGCCTCCGCAGCAGCTACTGGCGGCGGTTCTTTGCCCTCCGACTCCATGGAAGCGCCGCTCTATCGTCATCTGTCTCGAACGCAAGCATTGTTAAGTGGATTGTGTTTGAGTAGGAGGCTGACACGAACACCGCCGTCGCGGCGTCCATGCAGAGGACGACTTCTTGTCGCGGTACGAACCGAACAGGCAATTTCCCGAATTTGGAAgggaaaataaattattatttttatataaaatatgaatCATTCTTTAGACATTTTTATATcaatagaatttaaaaattattccctaaaatattaaaaagtacAGCAACGCTGAAATTGTCAATGATGACGCCGATAAGaatgataaataataataataacaatatcaATATTATTCCGTCCAAGGTTTGAAGGCCCATTTATTCGGATCTTAGTGGTTGATTCGGTTAATACGGCCAGGTAATTGCAGCAAGTTACCAACTCTCTCGACCCAATGCTACCCGCATGAATTGATGTGCCTCTCTTCTCTTAAGTGGGTCCCGCAAGTACTCCGATGGATCCACTGGAATTCGGGACACGGAGTTGGGCAGGTGGATGATGAGTATCGTTCAAAATCCGTAGCATATTCCTTTTCGTCCACAGATTCGTAATTAAGCAGTTGCACCGTCGAAACGAAACATGGCTCCGAAGATTAAAGATAGAAGAATTGGGAGAAATCGACCGATTCTTCGAAGCGCCCCCGCCCCGATTCGAAACACGACCAGCAAACCCTATATTTTGTCGCCCAGATCCATCACTGTTTCGATTgctccccttccctctccttcccCTGCCGCCGGCGTTGGCACAGGAGGAGCCGGGGAAGGTGGAGATGGCCTTTGAGCTCGAGGCATTGTGTCTAATGTGAGGTACGGGCGGAAAAGAGCTCCTTTTTCCTGTGCTTTTTATCGGTATCCATGGATGTTTCCGAGGATTTCACGGTCCCGGCCGGCAGCGGAAGCGCCGCGGGGGAGGGACTGTTTGTTGGGACGTTCTCTCTGGGACTTACCCCTTCCAATGCCTTTCGTCGGTCTATGAGGCGGAAGATGGACGCCAGGGAAACCGGCGCGGCCTCCGGCGTCGCCAGGGTGGAGATCGGGAATGAAGCGGCGGCCCTGCGCGAGGCCCTCGTCAGTCACCAGCAGACGGTCCAGAAGCTGCAGGCGGagctggaggaggagcagaacgCCTCGTCGTCAGCTGCGCAGGAGGCCATGTCGATGATCGTCCGCCTCCAGCACGAGAAGGCGGAGGCCATCATGGAGTCCCGGCAGTTCAAGCGCTTGACTGAGGAGAAAATGACCCACGACCAGCAGGAGGTCGCCAGCCTCGAGGACCTTCTGTTCAAGCGCGAGCAGGCAATGCAGGCACTGTCCTGCGAGGTCCAGGCCTATCGCCATCGCCTACTCAGCTACGGCTTTAGCCTTGACGGCGATGCGCCTCCCTCGGAGCCGCAGACGCCTGACACGGTTACCTCCTCCTTTGCCATTCCCTCGATCGAGTTCCCGCAGGAGTATCCTCCGATTAGGTGCGTCAGCGATGCTGGTGCCGAACTTGATAAGTACCCTCCCGGCGCGACTCCACGCGGGCACCTCCAGAAGCTCGAGCAGCGCATCTTCCAACTTGAGCGGACGCCAAGTAGCATGTGTGGGAGTATCAACGAAAAGGGAGTTATAGTGGGGCATTCACCTCGGGTCCGGCCTAGGCATCTTCGAAATATTTCATACGGAAGCTATGGTTCTGTTCTGGAATTCAACAAGGCGGAGGAGTTCCCTGCATCCATTGATGCTGCGTCAGATTACGATGATATGAGCGACAGAGTGTACACTGTGGATGCCGTCCACGGAGCCAGTGACGACTATGTTAGCACACCAAGGGAGCTTCAGAACAGAAAATTTCGGATGGGTAGTAGGGTTGAGGAAGTAGAAATAAGCAAGCTTCAGATGAGGCTACAGGCACTTGAAGCCGATAGAGAGTCCATGAGACAGACACTGATCTCCATGGGTACAGACAAGATGCAGAGGGTAATATTGAAAGAGATTGCTGAGCAAATGTGCAAGGAAGGGCCAGCAGGAGATAGGATCGTAGACAAACCTTCTTCAAACAAATCTTCTTTAGTAGCGACCATCAAGGTAATGATTTATTTACCATTGTTTTCTGAATGTGTAATTCTCACATGTCttctttcattttaaaattagtcTTCATGTAACTCGCACAAATGGAAAACTTATGTAGTGAATTAACATTCCACTATTTGCAACCGTTATATTCATGCACGGTGTTTGCCAATTATCTGAAATTCACTGCTTCATCTTTCTTTTTAGTTCCTAATTAATATTGTGTTAGGTTAACTCATCCAACTGCTAAATTCAATGGTGATGCAAATATAGAAGAGATAAGCGGATTGTCATATTAAGTTCAAGACTTTGGGTAGTTTTGTTTCCAGAAGATggatctttttcttttttatggttGATTTCATTGAAAAAAAAGGAAGCAACatcatagaaaataaataatggtTCAAAGTTTACATATTTTGACTTGAAAATTTGATAAGATGAGTCCCAACCCCTTTAGGAGGTCATATGACTTTtgcttctattattttttcccctACCAGAAAAAACCAATCATTCAGTGGACGACTGATTGGTTTCAGAACTAGTAATCCACTAGCCATTTAGCGACTGATACGGCATTTGTAACTACTATTTCACAAAACCTTAGATTGTATTGATTTTAGAGACAGAAGTAAATTGTTTAGGATGAAATGTATTAGCAAGTCTCTATAATATATGTTATAGTTCATTATTATTTTGATGAAGTAAAGTAAATTGATTTGTTAAAACTAAAAAATTGCCATGTTATAGTGGTTAAGATGCATACAGGACTTCAACAAGGAATTGACCCAACCCAACATATTTTAAGAGGCAGCAGACTTCTTTTGTTGCAGCCTTGTAGAGTTGTAGGTCATATGCCAACTAAGTTACTTGGTGCGTGATATCAATTTTATTGATTTTATGGATAGGAGGGTTGTTACTCAAtcttttggtttaattttatctttttttataagAAACTCTACTATATTTTATCATACAATGTATGTTGGAATTCAAACGAGTAGTTCATTGCCACTCAATTCTTCCGGATGGTATACTATATCAGAATGAAGATACAAAATTTAATGTATTGGAGAAATAATAGCTTTAAAAAATGTCGGTTTATGACTTTCATGAATGAGTAATGAATCGTTAACTACTGTCAACAATTATGTTTACTGGAAGTTGATGTATATTAGTAATCTCTATTTTCAATGTGACTGTTTAGTTGATTGCAGCGTAAGGATATAATTGATCTAGGAAAGGAATTCCTGCATTCCATGTGCATTAGACCAATGATGAAACCAGAGTCGTGTTATTTCATGTCAACAATTGTAGGTGGGAAAATAGAAATCACTGAGCCCAAGTAAGAGAGATCTAAACTGCTTCTTTGAAAGAATATGCAAATCGCGCATATAAAACATTAATAACATGAGATTGAGCAAACTAGCTGTAGGGGGCAAGCTAATAGTATGACATGTGCTTTTTTCTGTAAATTAAGCTTCTTAAGAGCTTTCATGAAC from Zingiber officinale cultivar Zhangliang chromosome 5B, Zo_v1.1, whole genome shotgun sequence encodes the following:
- the LOC121986821 gene encoding universal stress protein A-like protein gives rise to the protein MESEGKEPPPVAAAEAKAEAAGSGEFSKKMKVMAAVDESEGSLHALSWALDNLFPSSSGDSPAAASLGRLILLHVQQPLQHFMHPVGPSIYATSSVFESVRKAQEENSHHLLERAARPCSSKAPLMKTETVIAEGDPKETICQVAEKMDVDLLVVGSRGLSKIKRAILGSVSDYCAHHAKCPVLIVKPPKGNN
- the LOC121987607 gene encoding myosin-binding protein 7-like, with product MDVSEDFTVPAGSGSAAGEGLFVGTFSLGLTPSNAFRRSMRRKMDARETGAASGVARVEIGNEAAALREALVSHQQTVQKLQAELEEEQNASSSAAQEAMSMIVRLQHEKAEAIMESRQFKRLTEEKMTHDQQEVASLEDLLFKREQAMQALSCEVQAYRHRLLSYGFSLDGDAPPSEPQTPDTVTSSFAIPSIEFPQEYPPIRCVSDAGAELDKYPPGATPRGHLQKLEQRIFQLERTPSSMCGSINEKGVIVGHSPRVRPRHLRNISYGSYGSVLEFNKAEEFPASIDAASDYDDMSDRVYTVDAVHGASDDYVSTPRELQNRKFRMGSRVEEVEISKLQMRLQALEADRESMRQTLISMGTDKMQRVILKEIAEQMCKEGPAGDRIVDKPSSNKSSLVATIKSAISYLVFWRKKPSRIRYPFGITAGTVGLLLLLDKSSRVRQKRLLTKTRLTTAVIQLDIDGFDVGNYSEAIWER